AAACCGTTGAAATTGCCAGAGAGATCAACAAGCTCAACGCCCTGTTCAATGAAAGCCAGAAAAAATATGTACTCATCGGTCCGGGGCGATGGGGGTCTTCCGACCGGTGGCTGGGCATTCCCGTGGCATGGAACGATATCTCCAATGTCGGGGTCATGGTGGAGGCCACCATTGAAAGCATCAAGGCGGACCCGTCCCAGGGATCCCATTTTTTCCAGAACATCACCTCTCTGGGCATTGCCTATATCACGGTATCGGACAATACCGAGGATTTCATTGATTACCAATTTCTCGGCCGGCAGGCCGGCACCACGGTTACCCCGCATCTGAAACATATTCATTTCAAGGACGGGCTGTATATCCGGGTGGATGGAAAAACATCCCGGGCCGCACTGATGCCCCGTGAACCGGCATCTGAACCCGTACCCATGCCGGATGTACCAAAGATCGATTCAGCAGGTTAACCCGGGTCCGATCCGGTGTTTCAAGGATCTCGTGGAAACAGGGAATCCTTCGGACCGGACCTGAAATTACATAAAGGATGTGTATAAAATGATCCCTTTTAATGATTTATCGCGACTGTATGATGGTGATGCCCCCGTGATCACCACCATTGATTCTCATACCGAAGGTGAGGTGACCCGGCTGATCGTGGACGGGATTCCCCCGGTTCCCGGCCGGACCATGATGGAAAAACTGACCCATTTTAAAACCGGTTATGACGCGGTTCGAAGCCTTCTGACCAAAGAGCCCCGGGGATCCCGCCAGGTGCTGGCCGCCCTGGTCACAAAACCTGTGACACCGGATGCCGCGTTCGGTCTCATCTACATGGATACCCGGCGATATCCCTATCTGTGCGGCCATGCCACCATCGGCGCGGTGACAACGCTTTTCCGCACCGGCACCCTGACCCTGGCCGAAGGAGAAAACCGGGTGGGTATCGACACCCCGTCCGGTCGGATGACGTCAATCGCCCATGTCCGGGACGGGTGTTTGACATCCGTGTCCATCCAGATGGTGCCCGCGTTTGTCTTTGCCACGGATCAGCAGATCCGGGTGGACGGGTTCGGGACCATTCCCGTGGACCTGGTGTGTGCCGGCGGATTTTTCGCCATGGTGGACACGCGCCGGATCGACCTGACACCGGCCCTGGAAAACAGACAGATCCTGGTGGACCTGGGCATGAAAATCATTGACGCCGCCAATGAACAGCTCACGGTGACCCATCCGGAACGACCGGATGTCACCACCGTGGATGTGACCGAATTTTATGATTGTGTCCCATCCAGCGGCACGGCCCGGGGCCGGGGCATGGTGGTATATGGTGAATCCCACATGGACCGCTCCCCCTGCGGCACGGGCACGGCCGCCAAACTGGCCCTGCTGCACCATTACAAAAAAATTGAACCCAACGAACCCTATATCAATGCCAGTCCCTTAGGAACCACCTTTGAAGCCCGGCTGGTGGAAAAAACAAAGATCGGGGATTTTGAAGCCAGCGTCACCCAAATTTCCGGAAAGGCCTGGATCACCGGGGTGCATCATTTCACTCTGGATCAAACAGATCCGTTTCAGCAAGGATACCTCGTCTGATGACACCTGATCTGATTTTACACAATGCCACCCTGTATTCGCCCGGACACACCCGCTTTTCAAAAAATCAGTCTGTGGGTTCAGGCCATGGGGCTTCTGCCACGGCACTGGCAACCGCAGGAAACCGGATCATGGCCTTAGGTGATGACAAAACCATTCTGGCCATGGCCGGACCGACCACCCGGATTTTGAATCTGGATCAGAAACTGGTGCTGCCCGGATTCATCGATACCCATTTCCATTTTTATGAATGGGCCGTCAACCTGAACAGCATTGATTTTGCTCAGACCCGGAATTTTGCCGGAATGGAAACAGCCATCCGGGAAAAATCCCGACTCCTGGGTCCGGATCACTGGATTCTGGGACAGGGATTCAATGAATCCGACTGGCCGGAAAACCGAATGCCCGACCGTCTGGACCTGGATATGGCGGCCCCGGACAACCCGGTGTGCATCTGGCGCTGTGACCTTCATCTGGCCGTGGCCAACTCCAGTGCCCTGTCTCTGGCCGGCATTGATTCCACCGCCCCGGATCCGCCGGACGGGGTGATTGTGCGGGACGGCACCGGTATACCCACCGGCGTTCTCAAAGAAATGGCCCCCAATCTGATCCGGAATGTGTTGCCGGCCCTGACCTTTGAAAACCTGCTGGAAAATATGGAAAAGGCCATGGCAAAGGCCCATGCCCTGGGGTTGACCGGGATTCATGATATCCGGCTCATGGGCGGGGAAGAAGGGGCCGTGGCTTTGCAGGCCTGGCAGTCCCTGCATGCCGCAGGCAAACTGACCCTGCGGTGCCATGTGGCTTTGCCCGGGGAAATGACCCGCCAGGCCATTGATCTGGGGTTGTGCTCCGGGTTCGGGGATGACATGCTGCGCATCGGACATTTGAAATTTTTCAGCGACGGGGGCATGGGGGCCCGGACCGCCTGGATGACTGAACCTTACCTGGATGCCGCATACGGCATGTCTTTGACCCCCATCCAGGAGATCGAACAGGCCGTGATCCAGGCGGATAGGGCCGGACTTTCCTGCATGGTACATGCCGTGGGGGACCGGGCCGTTCATGAGGTCCTTTCCGTGTTTGCAGGGGTGGAAGCGCTGAACCAGAGCGCCTGCCGCATTCCCCACCGCATGGAACACGCCCAGATGATCCTGCCCCGGGACCTGGAAACCCTGAAGCAATTAAAAAATCTGGCAGTTTCCTGCCAGCCCAACAATATGAGCCTGGACATTTCCATGATCGACCAATGTGTCGGGAAAAGAGGCAAATACGCCTATAATTTCAAGAATATCCTGGAAACGGGCATTCCCACGATGTTCAGTTCGGATGCCCCCGTGGCAGACCCCAATCCATTTGCCGGCATATTTTCCGCCGTCACCCGCCGGCGCATGGACCACACGCCTGACACCGGGTGGTACCCGGACCAGTGCCTGACCGTGGATCAGGCGGTTCAAGGATATACCCTGACCCCGGCTGCAACGTCGGGCATGGGGGATGTAACCGGCAGCCTGATCGTGGGAAAAAAGGCGGATCTCATTGTCACGGACCGCAATATCTTTTGCATCGATCCCGAAGAGATCCCTGTCACCCGGGTGGTACTGACCCTGTTCAACGGAAAGATCGTGTATGAACGACCATGACCTGTTTTTTCTGGAAACCATTTTCACCCGGTCTGCGGACGGCCTGCTGATCTGTGACCGCCAGGGCCGGATCCTGAAAATGAATCAAGCCGCGGAGCGTCTTAACGGGATCCGTTCATCCGAGGTACTGGGAAAAGATGTCAGAGCCCTGGTTAAAGAAGGGCAGATCAACCGGTCCGCCACCCAGGAGGTGCTGGAAACCAGGCGCCAGGTCAGCCTGGTCCAGACCACGCCCCGGTCCGGCTACTCCTTGCTGGTGACCGGCACCCCCGTGTTTGATGATGCCGGAGAGATCGCCTATGTGGTGGTGAACGAACGGGACATTTCCCTGATCCGGGACATGAAACGCCAACTGGCCCAGGTGCGCCAGGAATCGGAAAAAATGCGGGAAGAACTCACAGAACTCACGTTGCGGGAATTGACGGACAACGATGTGGTGGCCCAGAGCCCTTCCATGAAACAGACGGTTCATCTGGCGTTGAAACTGGCCCGTCTCGGGGCGTCCAACATTCTGCTGTCCGGAGAATCCGGTACCGGGAAAGGACTGCTGGCCAAATTCATCCACAAGCACAGTCCCCGGGCACAAAACCCGTTCATCCAGATCAATTGCGCGGCCTTGCCGGAAAACCTGCTGGAAGCCGAACTGTTCGGATATGAAAAAGGCGCGTTCACCGGGGCCAGGGAAACCGGCAAGGCAGGACTTTTTGAGCTGGCCGCCAAAGGGACCCTGTTTCTGGATGAAATCGGGGAAATGTCCCCTGGGGTCCAGGCCAAACTGCTCAAATACCTGGATGACCAGGAAATCATGCCTTTAGGAAGTACCCGGTCCAAAAAAATCGACTGCTCAGTGCTGGCCGCCACCAACCAGGATCTGTTGGAACTGACCCGGAAAAAGCGGTTCCGCCTGGACCTGTTTCACCGGCTCAACACCTTTACGCTGTCCATTCCCCCTTTGCGGGAACGGCCGGAAGACATTCTGGAACTGACCCGGATCTGCCTGAAGCGGTTCAACAAAAAATACAGCCGCCGGGCACACATCGGATACCGGTCTTTGCAGGCGTTGAAAACCTATGCATTCCCGGGCAATGTCCGGGAATTGATCAACATCGTCAAACAGGCCGTGGCCATGTGTGACCGCCGGCAGCTGGATGACTATCTGATCCGGTTAACCGACGCACCCACCTGCCCGGACCCAGGTACACCCGTTAAAAAAACCGATGGCAGCCTGGTACAAACCCTGGAATCCGTGGAGCATGACATGCTGAAACAGGCAGCCCAGCGATGCCGGACCACCCGGCAGGCCGCAGAATTCTTAGGTATCAGTCAGCCCACGGTGGTCCGAAAATTCAAAAAATATCATGTGCGGATCCGGAGCGGATAAAATTTGATTCATTTTTAAATCAGAAACCAGGTCATTTCCTTTTATTCAAGGCCCGGCAAGCATTAAATACTTGATTCATAATCAAATCACTCAAATATCATTTAGATTCAGACAGTTAACTCAAAAACCAACGATTCAATAATGAATCAGCTCAAAACAAACGGATGAAACATTCTGTGATTTTCTCAATAATTCCTTTACTTATTAACAGGTTATAAATATAATTTTTCACCTGGTACATATTTTGTATTTTAAACAATCAAGGTTAACCCTGTCATGCATACCCAACAAAGGTGTTGATTTATGAAAGAAAAACCGTGGAAACCCTGGTTGCTGCTGTCACCTTCTCTGACAGCCGTTTTTTTACTGCTGGTCATACCGGTTTGTTTTGTGGTGGTATACAGTTTCTGGCTCAGGGCCCCCAGCGGCATGGATATTCCGGCGTTTCAGTTCGGCAATTATGCCAAATTTTTTGCCGATTCCTTTTATCCCGTGATCCTGCTCAATACCATCCGGGTGGCCCTGGAAACCGTGATCATCTGCCTGATCATGGGATATATCCCGGCCTATTTCTTTTACCGCACCGAATCCCGGCTCAAACCCTATCTTATGATTCTGGTGATGCTGCCGTTCTGGATCAGTTTCATCATCCGCACCTTGAGCTGGATCAACATTCTGGGGGATTCCGGACTGATCAACCATTTACTGCTCAAATCCGGACTGATTTCCAGCCCCATTCCCATGCTGTACAATGAAGGGGCTGTGATCATGGGCCTGATCCAGTATCTGCTGCCTTTCATGATTTTAAATATCTATGTGAGTCTGGACGGCATTGACAAAAGTTTGACCGAAGCGGCCAAAAGCTTAGGCTGCACGGAATGGCAGGCATTCAGGGAAATCACCCTGCCCTTGAGTCTGCCCGGGGTGAGTGCCGGGTGTCTTTTGGTGTTCGTGCTGACCTGCGGCACCTATCTGCCGCCCATGATCTTAGGAGGCCCGGGCAATGAAATGATCGCCAACCTGATTTTCAAACGGATCATCGGCACTCTGGACTGGCCGTTCGGATCGGCCATTTCCACCATCCTGCTGCTGTTGCTGGTGCTTATTGTCTATACTTACAACCGGTATATGGGCATTAACCAGATATTCAAATCCCTGAGCAAAGGGTAAGGGGAAGAATTATGAAGAAACTGATTTCCGGCTGGACCCTGATCAAACTGTACACGATTCTGGTGTATGTCTGGATGTTCGCCCCCATTGTGGCCGTGGTGATTCTCGCGTTCAACCCCCAGCAGTTCGGCACCTTTCCCATGGAGGGATTCAGCTTCAAGTGGTTTGTCAAGCTGTCCCAGAATTCCACCATTCTGGATGCGTTCAAAAACTCTCTGGTACTGGGATCTCTGACCGCCATATTTGCTACGGCCATCGGTGTGCCGGCAGCCATGGCATTCATCCGGTATGAATTCAGAGGCAAAGATTTTTTAAATACCATGCTCATCGCTCCTATCATGATTCCGGAAGTGGTGCTGGGTGTGGCCCTGCTGCTGTTCATCCGGTGGCTCCAGCAGCCCAAAAGCTTTGCCATGCTGCTTATCGGTCATGTGGTGCTGACCCTGCCCTATGTCCTGCTCATTGTCCAGGCCCGGCTGGTGGGCATCAAACGTGAATATGAAGAAGCGGCCCTGTCTTTAGGAGCCAGCCCGTTTCAGACATTTAAAGAAATCACGTTTCCCCTGCTGGCGCCCGCCATTTTTGCGGGCATGCTGTTCGCGTTCACCATTTCTTTTGATGATGTCACGGCCACGTTATTCTGGGCAACGGCCCAGAACCAGACTGTGCCGGTCAAAATCTTCAGCATGCTCAGGACATCCATCAGCCCGGAAATCAATGCGCTGGGAGCGGTGATGATTGTGTTGACCGTTTCCATTCCCCTGGCGGCAGGGTATGTGGCCCGGCGTTTTGCCAGGGGAAACACCCCCTGAACATAGAGATTTGGCAGCACCTGACACCGGTCAGTGTGCACCAGGTATTTTAACTTGAGAGACAAAGGAGACGACCATGGCAAAAGACTTGAAAAATCGGCTGGATGATGTGTATCAGAATTATCTGGAGGGAAACATTTCCCGCCGGGATTTTGTGAAGTTCGCCGGCATCGCAGGCGCCGCCTTAGGACTGGCCGGCGGCCCCTTCGGCCTGGTAAGCCGGGCATTTGCCGGTAAAAATTCCATTACCTGCCATTCCTGGGGCGGCACCACCTCAGAGGCCCTGCGTAAATTCGCCTTTGACCCGTTCACCAAAGCCACAGGGATTGAAGTGATCGATGCCGCCTTCACGGGTATGGATGATTTTCTGACCCAGGTCAAAGCATCCTTTCCGCCCGGCGGAGAATTCAATATTGCGCATCTGAGTGCCGTATATGATTATGCCAGATACACGGACTTAGGGTTCGGCGTTGTTCTGGATGAATCCAAGATCCCCAACATGAAAAATGTCATGACCAAAATGACCGACACCCTGCGGGGAATCACCAACGGAACCCTGTCGGCTGTGCCCTACGATCTGGGTCAGACCGGGATTGCCTACAACACCAATGAGATCTCCAAGGCAGATGCGGAAAAACTGGGGGCGTCTCTGCTGTATGAAAAAAGCCTCAAAGGCAAGCTGGGCTCCTGGGGCGGAGACTTCCGGACCAATATGTGGTACGCGGCCCTGCACACCGGCCAGAGCCCCAACAACATCACGGATATCGACGCGATCTGGAAAGTGCTGACCGAACAGCGCAGCCTGATGAAAAAATACTGGGCATCCGGCTCCGAACTCATGAGCCTGCTGGCCAATGGTGAAATCTTTGCCACGGTGGCCTGGTCCGGCCGGGTGGCAGCCCTCCAGGATCAGGGACATCCCATCGGGTATCTGTCTCCGGACGGCACCTATTCCTGGATGGAATACATGTACGTGCTCAAAGGCACGGATCTGGACGTGGCCCAGCAGCTGCTCAACTTCATGCTGGAACCGGATGCGGCCATTGCCGTGGCCCAGGGACAGAAATATCCGCCGGCCCTGGACCCCACCAAAGTGGAAATGCCCGATGACGTGAAAAAACTGCCGGCATTTGATCCCACCGGCAAGCTGAACGGGTATCTGTTTGCGGATCCGGCTTACTGGAACAAGCATCAGATCGAATGGGCGGAAAAATGGGACCGGATCATCGCCGGTGCCTGATTGGCGTAACACAGTATGACACAGCGCTCCCGGCGGCAGAATGCCGCCGGGGACCTGAATTTATCGATAAAAACGGGAGAACACTGGTTTGACACAAGCAAAAGACCCGGCCTTTGTCAGATTCAAGGGCATTGAAAAACGGTTTGGTGATCTGGTGGCGGTTCAGCCCATGGATCTGAATATTCCCGAAGGATCCTTTGTCACCCTGCTGGGCCCTTCCGGCTGCGGGAAAACCACGTTGCTGCGGATGCTGGCCGGCCTGGAGGCCCCGACCCGGGGAGACATCTTTATCAAGGGAAAGCGCATCAACGATACCCCGATCCACAAACGGAATCTGGGCATGATCTTTCAGAACTATGCGCTGTTTCCCCACAAAACGATTTTTGACAATGTGGCGTTCGGCCTGAAGTACCGGGATGTGTCCAAAACCGAAATCAAGGAAAAAGTGGAAAAAGCCCTGGAAACCGTGCGTCTGCCCGGTGTGGGCAACCGGATGCCGTCCCAGCTGTCCGGGGGGCAGCAGCAGCGCATTGCCCTGGCCCGGGCCATTGTGATCGAACCGGACGTGCTGCTCATGGATGAACCCTTGTCCGCCCTGGATGAAAATCTGAGGGAAGACATGCGCCGGGAGATCGATAATCTTCAGATGGAACTGGGGGTGACCACGATTTTTGTCACCCATGACCAGAGAGAAGCGTTGTCCATGTCCGACAAAGTGGTGGTGATGAAAAACGGATTTATTCAGCAGGAAGGGGAACCTGAAGAAGTATATAATAATTCCGTCAACCATTTTGTGGCCGATTTCTTAGGGCATTCCAATTTTCTGGCAGCCCAGGTAAAAACCCGTAAAGACGGCATTTATGAAGTGGAACTGGCCGACGGCAGCATCTGTCTGGCCAGTCCCGTGGGGGATTTTGAAGACGGAGAAAAAGCGGAAATCGTGATCCGGGCACAAAAAATGACCCTGGGCTATCAAACCGATTTTGTGCAGGAAGAGGGGATGAATTATTTTTTCGGCAAAATCAAGGACCGCAGCTATATGGGGGGCGAGGTCAGTTATTTTGTGGAGATTGCCGGCGGACAACTGCTGCATGTGATCAATTTTGTCAAGCGAACCCCGTATCGCCGAAAAGATGAGGTCTATATCCGGGTGGATCCGTTCCACTGCCGATTGTTGAAACAATAACTTAAACCAGACGGTTTTTTCAGGCAAGAACAAAAGAACGGGGACCACTCAACGCCGTTCTCACAGGAGAGTTGCGCATAATATTAAGGAGAAAGAGAATATCCAGTGACCGAACCGTTAAATAAAAGCCCCATCCACGGCAGTTTCATGGGGATCAAAAAGACGCTGGATCCGGAAGCCAGCTACATCATTTTTGAAAACGATTTGACACTGGGCGAAGAATCCATTTTTGATCCGTCTCACATGGCATATACCTATTTTGAAACCCATGGGTTCACCTGGAAAAAGGTGAAGGACGAAACCCTTCAAAGAGAATATCTGGTGGTATGCATCGGGACGGGCAAAGAAGATGAAGTGCTGGGCCAGGTCATGGGATACGGTTTTCCCAGAGAAACGGTCTATTATTTATACAAGGCAAAAGAGGCGTGACATGAAAACAGACAGAAACATATCAGACACCACCCTGGACATCCGGTTCGAATACTCCGGGGAACAAAAATCCGTAACGCTTTCCCAACTGGAGGAAGGCGCCCGGACATTTCTGGAAATTTACGGCAATGCCCAGTTCTGCGGCAAAGAATTTGCCGATATCATCCAACAGGGCAACGGACAGAGCAAATGGGAGAATCTGCTGGCGGCCACGGGATTTGAAGGGTATCCGGAAGATTTCTTTAAAACCGTTCTATCCGCCATCGCCGGAGGCGAAGGCCAGACCCTGGCCCTGAACGGTGTGACCCTGCCCCATATCCTGCTGGTGGCCTTTCTGGAACAGGTGATTCCCGGCCATGGATATGTGTCGGTCAGAAGTACGGAACAGCTCATTTCCCTGACCAACCACAATATTCCGGAAACGGACCGGGACGATATCCAGAAAGTCATTGAAAAATATCCCGTGCGGCTGTCCCGGCATACCATCCGGCAGATGATGGTGTCCAGGGACGTGGCCTACCAGTATCTGCCTTTTGTGGAGGAACTGGACAACATCGGTCATACCAACACCTGGATCGGCCAGTTTCATGACGGACTGCTGGAACAGATGTATCAGAACCGGGTCATCTTTCTGCTCAACATGAGCTGCCCGGTGTACTGCCGGTTCTGCTTCCGGAAACACAAAGATTCCCGGAACGAAAAAAATCCCACACCCAAAGAGGTGATGAAAGCCGTGGACCATGTCCGGTCATCCCCCTCCATCAAGGAGATCGTGATCACGGGCGGCGATCCTTTCTTGAACCGGAAAAACATGGAAGCCACCATTGACGGGCTCAAGGAGGTGGACCATGTTCAGACCCTGCGCCTGGCCACCCGGTCCATTGCCTATTATCCGGACCTGTTTCTGGAAAAAGAAGCGGAATACCTCAAATACATCAAACAGAAAAGTCTGGAACTGAACCGGATCGGCAAACGGATTGAAGTGGCCACCCATTTCATCCATCCGGACGAGGTGTCCCCGGAAAGCCTGGACATTATTTCCGATCTGGTAAAACACGGCATTGCCGTGTATATCCAGACCCCGTTCTTGAGCGACTGCAATGACACCGGACCGGAACTGGTGCGGCTTTTCAGCCTGCTGCGGGGGGCCGGGGCGGAACTGCACTACATCTATATTCCGTGCAGCCCCATCCACGGCAACTCCATTTACTGGAAACCGTTGTCCGACGGAATCGATATTGCCCTGCACCTGCGGGCCCATTTGTCCGACCGGGTCATCCCGCGGATCTGCACGGCCACCCCCATCGGAAAAATGGACTGGTTCTCCAGCGGCTGGGCCGTGGAAAAAGTAGCGGATCAGGATTATTTCGTATGGATCCGCACGCCCTACACCCCGGAATATTTCAAGGCGTTTGCACCGTTGGCCAATTCACTGACCAACATCCGGGTCAACGCAGAAGGCACCATTGACATTCAGTACATGGCAAAAATCGGTAATGACGACTACCTGGTGGGCAACCGGCCCGAAAAAACAGCCCCGGTCAACCCGGAAGCACTGCCCGAAGAAGTGGCCCGGCTCAGAACCGCTCTGGCTGAGACCGACCAGACGGCGGGTTCCGTGGTGGATACGGGTGTGGACGGTGTATCACGCCTGCATGAAACCCGGGTAAACATCCATCCCCGGGCGGGTGAGGCGGAATTTGCCTATATCGCCAAAGATCCCCGGATCACGGATGTGCGGGTCACGGGCGAGGCCCTGGACCACCTGTATGAGATACAAAGGATCGCAAAAAGA
Above is a window of Desulfotignum balticum DSM 7044 DNA encoding:
- a CDS encoding proline racemase family protein, encoding MIPFNDLSRLYDGDAPVITTIDSHTEGEVTRLIVDGIPPVPGRTMMEKLTHFKTGYDAVRSLLTKEPRGSRQVLAALVTKPVTPDAAFGLIYMDTRRYPYLCGHATIGAVTTLFRTGTLTLAEGENRVGIDTPSGRMTSIAHVRDGCLTSVSIQMVPAFVFATDQQIRVDGFGTIPVDLVCAGGFFAMVDTRRIDLTPALENRQILVDLGMKIIDAANEQLTVTHPERPDVTTVDVTEFYDCVPSSGTARGRGMVVYGESHMDRSPCGTGTAAKLALLHHYKKIEPNEPYINASPLGTTFEARLVEKTKIGDFEASVTQISGKAWITGVHHFTLDQTDPFQQGYLV
- a CDS encoding amidohydrolase, coding for MTPDLILHNATLYSPGHTRFSKNQSVGSGHGASATALATAGNRIMALGDDKTILAMAGPTTRILNLDQKLVLPGFIDTHFHFYEWAVNLNSIDFAQTRNFAGMETAIREKSRLLGPDHWILGQGFNESDWPENRMPDRLDLDMAAPDNPVCIWRCDLHLAVANSSALSLAGIDSTAPDPPDGVIVRDGTGIPTGVLKEMAPNLIRNVLPALTFENLLENMEKAMAKAHALGLTGIHDIRLMGGEEGAVALQAWQSLHAAGKLTLRCHVALPGEMTRQAIDLGLCSGFGDDMLRIGHLKFFSDGGMGARTAWMTEPYLDAAYGMSLTPIQEIEQAVIQADRAGLSCMVHAVGDRAVHEVLSVFAGVEALNQSACRIPHRMEHAQMILPRDLETLKQLKNLAVSCQPNNMSLDISMIDQCVGKRGKYAYNFKNILETGIPTMFSSDAPVADPNPFAGIFSAVTRRRMDHTPDTGWYPDQCLTVDQAVQGYTLTPAATSGMGDVTGSLIVGKKADLIVTDRNIFCIDPEEIPVTRVVLTLFNGKIVYERP
- a CDS encoding sigma-54 interaction domain-containing protein, whose amino-acid sequence is MNDHDLFFLETIFTRSADGLLICDRQGRILKMNQAAERLNGIRSSEVLGKDVRALVKEGQINRSATQEVLETRRQVSLVQTTPRSGYSLLVTGTPVFDDAGEIAYVVVNERDISLIRDMKRQLAQVRQESEKMREELTELTLRELTDNDVVAQSPSMKQTVHLALKLARLGASNILLSGESGTGKGLLAKFIHKHSPRAQNPFIQINCAALPENLLEAELFGYEKGAFTGARETGKAGLFELAAKGTLFLDEIGEMSPGVQAKLLKYLDDQEIMPLGSTRSKKIDCSVLAATNQDLLELTRKKRFRLDLFHRLNTFTLSIPPLRERPEDILELTRICLKRFNKKYSRRAHIGYRSLQALKTYAFPGNVRELINIVKQAVAMCDRRQLDDYLIRLTDAPTCPDPGTPVKKTDGSLVQTLESVEHDMLKQAAQRCRTTRQAAEFLGISQPTVVRKFKKYHVRIRSG
- a CDS encoding ABC transporter permease gives rise to the protein MKEKPWKPWLLLSPSLTAVFLLLVIPVCFVVVYSFWLRAPSGMDIPAFQFGNYAKFFADSFYPVILLNTIRVALETVIICLIMGYIPAYFFYRTESRLKPYLMILVMLPFWISFIIRTLSWINILGDSGLINHLLLKSGLISSPIPMLYNEGAVIMGLIQYLLPFMILNIYVSLDGIDKSLTEAAKSLGCTEWQAFREITLPLSLPGVSAGCLLVFVLTCGTYLPPMILGGPGNEMIANLIFKRIIGTLDWPFGSAISTILLLLLVLIVYTYNRYMGINQIFKSLSKG
- a CDS encoding ABC transporter permease translates to MKKLISGWTLIKLYTILVYVWMFAPIVAVVILAFNPQQFGTFPMEGFSFKWFVKLSQNSTILDAFKNSLVLGSLTAIFATAIGVPAAMAFIRYEFRGKDFLNTMLIAPIMIPEVVLGVALLLFIRWLQQPKSFAMLLIGHVVLTLPYVLLIVQARLVGIKREYEEAALSLGASPFQTFKEITFPLLAPAIFAGMLFAFTISFDDVTATLFWATAQNQTVPVKIFSMLRTSISPEINALGAVMIVLTVSIPLAAGYVARRFARGNTP
- a CDS encoding extracellular solute-binding protein codes for the protein MAKDLKNRLDDVYQNYLEGNISRRDFVKFAGIAGAALGLAGGPFGLVSRAFAGKNSITCHSWGGTTSEALRKFAFDPFTKATGIEVIDAAFTGMDDFLTQVKASFPPGGEFNIAHLSAVYDYARYTDLGFGVVLDESKIPNMKNVMTKMTDTLRGITNGTLSAVPYDLGQTGIAYNTNEISKADAEKLGASLLYEKSLKGKLGSWGGDFRTNMWYAALHTGQSPNNITDIDAIWKVLTEQRSLMKKYWASGSELMSLLANGEIFATVAWSGRVAALQDQGHPIGYLSPDGTYSWMEYMYVLKGTDLDVAQQLLNFMLEPDAAIAVAQGQKYPPALDPTKVEMPDDVKKLPAFDPTGKLNGYLFADPAYWNKHQIEWAEKWDRIIAGA
- a CDS encoding ABC transporter ATP-binding protein, whose product is MTQAKDPAFVRFKGIEKRFGDLVAVQPMDLNIPEGSFVTLLGPSGCGKTTLLRMLAGLEAPTRGDIFIKGKRINDTPIHKRNLGMIFQNYALFPHKTIFDNVAFGLKYRDVSKTEIKEKVEKALETVRLPGVGNRMPSQLSGGQQQRIALARAIVIEPDVLLMDEPLSALDENLREDMRREIDNLQMELGVTTIFVTHDQREALSMSDKVVVMKNGFIQQEGEPEEVYNNSVNHFVADFLGHSNFLAAQVKTRKDGIYEVELADGSICLASPVGDFEDGEKAEIVIRAQKMTLGYQTDFVQEEGMNYFFGKIKDRSYMGGEVSYFVEIAGGQLLHVINFVKRTPYRRKDEVYIRVDPFHCRLLKQ
- a CDS encoding radical SAM protein; translated protein: MKTDRNISDTTLDIRFEYSGEQKSVTLSQLEEGARTFLEIYGNAQFCGKEFADIIQQGNGQSKWENLLAATGFEGYPEDFFKTVLSAIAGGEGQTLALNGVTLPHILLVAFLEQVIPGHGYVSVRSTEQLISLTNHNIPETDRDDIQKVIEKYPVRLSRHTIRQMMVSRDVAYQYLPFVEELDNIGHTNTWIGQFHDGLLEQMYQNRVIFLLNMSCPVYCRFCFRKHKDSRNEKNPTPKEVMKAVDHVRSSPSIKEIVITGGDPFLNRKNMEATIDGLKEVDHVQTLRLATRSIAYYPDLFLEKEAEYLKYIKQKSLELNRIGKRIEVATHFIHPDEVSPESLDIISDLVKHGIAVYIQTPFLSDCNDTGPELVRLFSLLRGAGAELHYIYIPCSPIHGNSIYWKPLSDGIDIALHLRAHLSDRVIPRICTATPIGKMDWFSSGWAVEKVADQDYFVWIRTPYTPEYFKAFAPLANSLTNIRVNAEGTIDIQYMAKIGNDDYLVGNRPEKTAPVNPEALPEEVARLRTALAETDQTAGSVVDTGVDGVSRLHETRVNIHPRAGEAEFAYIAKDPRITDVRVTGEALDHLYEIQRIAKRLAAIPHVNALRVCSMKLATDPRAFTRARINFLGDVNALSVVTPLRLEIETWFVLVSDLTPDHTVITRRLNSKGITIYANVPLLGGVNDNDTRIHDLAYTLRSTGIEFHHLYVAGLPVQISWNAAHPIDSYDVVDIATKVRREGSGREIPRYIIATPLGEVDYGLTSTMIRKGDAVDVKLRCYDQAYYTSLAPEFQFPEGTAISETGHPVVPMPGLIKTNDFVVS